Proteins encoded by one window of Engraulis encrasicolus isolate BLACKSEA-1 chromosome 23, IST_EnEncr_1.0, whole genome shotgun sequence:
- the LOC134439728 gene encoding uncharacterized protein LOC134439728, whose translation MIPNLFLPLIGVVSLANLVTGQQAGIEPARIYGLVSNVKVGEAFDLKCSMFGLKRPSEIVHLYLCKDGVGTAAKATCDDDYSFTVKPSTFESAGNYSCVFSSRRYRPSDVRSHGSTSVYITVIDFLHPALIAVNETPVRRGTDVELKCTSEHAPDNGLLHAYLCRNQQIIDVHLWNPRKRQAVFFLRRVRADDSAHYSCVLSEKLLATKALEMCKNNTVFLEVYDSPTAPTVITIRPEPECNENLFRIFCSAAVVIVLVVVVCSGEVVCRRKDIAEEEDGDQHSIMMVVMEPQAAKGHD comes from the exons ATGATCCCAAATCTCTTCCTTCCAC tgaTTGGAGTGGTGTCATTGGCAAACTTGGTGACGGGTCAACAAGCAG GCATAGAACCTGCTAGGATCTATGGTCTTGTCTCAAATGTGAAGGTAGGCGAGGCATTTGACCTCAAGTGCAGCATGTTTGGATTGAAGAGACCAAGTGAGATCGTGCATCTTTACCTGTGCAAGGATGGAGTTGGAACAGCGGCCAAGGCCACCTGTGATGACGACTACTCCTTTACAGTTAAACCATCCACTTTCGAAAGCGCGGGGAACTACAGCTGCGTCTTCTCAAGTAGGAGATATCGTCCCTCTGACGTGAGAAGCCATGGATCCACCTCAGTCTATATCACCGTGATTG ATTTTCTCCACCCTGCACTGATAGCTGTGAATGAAACCCCAGTGAGGCGAGGGACAGACGTGGAACTGAAGTGCACGTCAGAACATGCTCCTGACAATGGCCTCCTCCACGCATACCTCTGCAGAAACCAACAGATCATTGACGTCCACCTATGGAACCCTCGGAAGAGGCAAGCCGTTTTCTTTCTGAGACGCGTCCGAGCAGATGATTCGGCCCACTACAGCTGTGTGCTGTCTGAGAAGCTGCTAGCCACTAAAGCCTTGGAGATGTGCAAAAACAACACTGTGTTCCTGGAGGTTTATG ATAGCCCAACAGCCCCTACAGTGATAACTATCA GGCCTGAACCAGAGTGCAATGAAAACTTGTTTCGTATCTTTTGTTCTGCTGCTGTGGTTATTGTGCTTGTggttgtggtgtgcagtggcgagGTGGTCTGCCGACGAAAAG ACATTGCTGAAGAGGAGGACGGAGACCAGCACTCCATTATGATGGTTGTTATGGAACCTCAGGCAGCCAAGGGGCATGATTAG